Proteins from one Pristis pectinata isolate sPriPec2 chromosome 34, sPriPec2.1.pri, whole genome shotgun sequence genomic window:
- the LOC127585990 gene encoding beta-1,3-galactosyltransferase 4-like yields the protein MRCPLPRRWVPWALQRLALPAALLLLLAVLSLGWIEEWVLSPRGELPEGWPEPSVSRVGAGPWAGHSLPGVRRLPNPGACTGQRPVFLLALVPSSPGHQRQRQAIRASWGSLAEVDGHQVRTLFALGLPASAREARLLEAEAAQHGDLLQGRFADTYRNLTLKTLMALGWARQHCPAARFLLKADDDVFVNVRALVAHLGALVPAEPGLDPGPGPRPDLSLDPGPDLYLGRVHASVRVQRDPASPYYVPEAAHPAPTFPRYCSGTAYVLSRAAADKVLSAARRLPLIPVEDAFVGVCARAAGLQPTPSARMSGSQRLYPLRCCLRHAWSSHHVGPAELPALWALVERGGECGALRGLAALLVCNSLSLWEQLNYLWAWVT from the coding sequence ATGCGCTGCCCCCTCCCCAGGCGCTGGGTCCCCTGGGCCCTGCAGCGACTGGCACTGCCTGCCGCCCTCCTGCTGCTGCTCGCTGTCCTGTCCCTCGGCTGGATCGAGGAGTGGGTGCTGAGCCCCAGGGGGGAGCTGCCCGAGGGCTGGCCCGAGCCCAGCGTGTCCAGGGTGGGGGCAGGGCCATGGGCCGGGCACTCCCTCCCTGGCGTCCGCCGCCTGCCCAACCCCGGCGCCTGCACTGGCCAGCGGCCTGTCTTCCTGCTGGCCTTGGTACCGAGCAGCCCCGGGCACCAGCGCCAGCGCCAGGCCATCCGCGCCAGTTGGGGCTCGCTGGCCGAGGTGGACGGCCACCAGGTCCGCACCCTCTTTGCGCTGGGCCTACCCGCGTCGGCGCGGGAAGCACGGCTGCTGGAGGCCGAGGCGGCCCAGCACGGCGACCTGCTGCAGGGCCGCTTTGCCGACACCTACCGCAACCTGACGCTGAAGACACTGATGGCGCTGGGCTGGGCCCGGCAGCACTGCCCGGCCGCCCGCTTCCTCCTCAAGGCTGATGACGACGTCTTCGTCAACGTGCGGGCGCTGGTGGCTCACCTGGGGGCCCTGGTCCCGGCCGAGCCCGGGCTGGACCCAGGCCCAGGCCCCCGCCCCGACCTCAGCCTGGACCCCGGCCCCGACCTGTACCTGGGCCGCGTCCACGCCAGCGTGCGGGTGCAGCGGGACCCGGCCAGCCCCTACTACGTGCCCGAGGCCGCGCATCCGGCGCCCACTTTCCCCCGCTACTGCAGCGGCACGGCCTACGTGCTGTCCCGAGCGGCGGCCGACAAGGTGCTGTCGGCCGCCCGCCGTCTGCCCCTCATCCCGGTGGAGGATGCCTTTGTCGGGGTGTGCGCCCGGGCGGCCGGGCTGCAGCCCACCCCCTCGGCCCGCATGTCGGGCTCGCAGCGCCTGTACCCGCTGCGCTGCTGCCTTCGCCACGCTTGGTCCTCGCACCACGTCGGCCCGGCCGAGCTGCCCGCCCTCTGGGCGCTGGTGGAGCGGGGCGGCGAGTGCGGGGCCCTGCGCGGCCTGGCCGCCCTGCTCGTCTGCAACTCACTGAGCCTGTGGGAGCAGCTCAACTACCTGTGGGCCTGGGTCACCTAG